From the genome of Thauera chlorobenzoica:
CCGCAAGCGTGCTGCGCGGCGAGCTCAGCGGCCTGGTGCTGGCGCCGGAATCGAAACGTGCCGATGGCCGCCCGCGGCGCAATGCCGAGCCGCTGACCCTGGGCGCACGCTGGGACCTGAAAATGGGGCGCACGCTCGAGGGCGAGGCGCGCCTGTTTCGCGAATCGGGCGACCTCAGCGTCGAAGGCGAGATCCGCACCCGGCTCGGCCTGGAGCGGCTTGACGCCGTGCTCGCGGCGCGCGGTGAGCGCCTCGAGCTGGCGCTGGATGTGCGCGGCAGCGAACTCGGCCGCATCCACGGCGAAGCCGGGCTCAACGCCCGCCGCAGTGCCGACGGGGTGTGGAGCGTGCCGCCCGAGACCCCGGTCCGCGCTGCGGTCCGTCTCGACATGCCGTCGATCGCCTGGCTCGGCCGGCTCGCGCGTGAGAACGTCGACACCGCCGGCCGTATCGACGGCCGCTTCGACGTCGCCGGCACGCTCGCCGCGCCGCGCGCCAGCGGCACCCTCCAGGGCCGCGAGCTTGGCTTCACCCTGATCGACCAGGGCCTGATCCTGTCTGGCGGCGAGCTCGACCTCGACTTCGACGACGACCGCCTGCGCCTGACCCGGCTCGAATTCATCTCGCCCAACCGGGTGCGTCCGCGCGAGCGCCGCATCCCCTTCGAGCGCCTCACCGCCACCCCCGGCCGCTTCACCGCCCGCGGCGAGATCGCGCTCGACAGCGGTGCGGGCGACTTCCACTTCGAGGCCGAGCGCCTGCCCCTGCTGCAGCGCGACGACCGCTGGATGCTGCTGTCGGGCCGTGGCAGCGCGCGCAGCAGCTGGAGCTCGCTGGCGCTGGAGGCTGGCTTCGAGGCCGACGCCGGCTATCTCGAATTCGCCGAGTCGCCGCCGCCCAGCCTGTCCGACGACGTCGTCGTCCTCGGCCGCGAGCGGCCTGCCGAAGGCGGTGCCTTTGCCGTCACCGCCGATGTCCGCGTCGGCCTGGGTGATGCGCTCTACCTGTCGGCGCTGGGGCTGGAAACCCGGCTCGCCGGCGGGTTGCGCATCCGTCTGCAGCCCGAGCGCCCGCTGTCGGCGGTGGGGACGATCTCCACCGTCGGCGGCAGCTACCGCGGCTACGGCCAGCGCCTCGCGATCGAGCGCGGCACGGTCAACTTCCAGGGGCCGCTCGATGCCCCCGGGCTCGACATCGTCGCCCTGCGCAAGGGGCTGGCGGTGGAGGCCGGGCTCGCGGTCACCGGCAGCGCCCGGCGGCCGCAGGTGCGGCTGGTGTCCGAGCCCAATGTCCCCGACCCCGAAAAGCTGTCCTGGATCGTGCTCGGGCGCGCGCCCGATGCCGCTTCGGGCGCCGACCTCGGACTGCTGCTGCCGGCGGCCTCGGCCCTGCTCGGCGGCCCCGGCGGCGGCATGACCGAAGAACTGTCGCGCAGCCTGGGCTTCGATTCGTTCTCGATCGGCCAGGGCGAACTCACCAGCACCGCGCGCGCCGCGAGCAGCCGGGTCGTCGGCAGCGGCTCGACGATCGCCGCCGGCCCTTCGGTGAGCGGCCAGGTATTGAGCCTGGGCAAGCGTCTCGGGCCGGACCTGTTCCTGTCTTTCGAGCAGAGCCTGGGCGGGGCGGCGACCCTGGTTAAACTGAGCTACCAGCTGTCGCGCCGGGTGTCGGTGATCGCGCGCGGCGGCACCGACACCGCGCTCGATTTGAGCTACGGTTTTTCTTTCCGCTGAACCCACGCATGGAGTCCATCCCGATGAGCGAAACCCGGCAAGACCCCGTACTCGAAACCGCGATCCTCGGCGGTGGCTGCTTCTGGTGCCTGGAGGCGGTGTTCAAGGACGTCGAAGGCGTCGTCACCGTGGTCCCCGGTTACTGCGGCGGCCACCTCGAGCTACCCGACTACCGCCAGGTCTGCGCCGGCGGCACCGGTCACGCCGAAGTCGTGCGCATCGAGTTCGATCCGGCGCGGCGCAGCTACCGCGAGCTGCTCGAGATCTTCTTCGCGATCCACGATCCGACCAGCGTCGACCGCCAGGGCAACGACATCGGCCCGCAGTACCGCTCGGTGATTTTCGTCACCCGCGAGGAGCAGCTCCACACCGCGCTCGCGCTGATCGAGGAGATGGGCGAGCAGCGCCTGTTCCCGAAGGCGATCGCGACCCGGGTCGAGCCTGCGCCGAAGTTCTGGATGGCCGAGCCCGAGCACCACGACTACTATGCCGGCAACAGCGACCAGCCCTACTGCCAGTACGTGGTCGCGCCCAAGATCGCGAAGTTCCGCGAGCACTTTGCCGCCCGCCGCCGCGGCGAGCACAACAGGTAGAATCCTCCCCCTCGACCACCCCCAGGAGAACAGGCATGACCCAGACCACCACCACCACCGCCAGCGGCCTCGTCATCGAAGAGCTCGAGCTCGGCAGCGGCGACACCGCGGAAAAAGGCAAGATGGTCGCGGTGCATTACACCGGCTGGCTCACCGACGGGCGCAAGTTCGACTCCAGCAAGGACCGTAACGACCCCTTCCACTTCCCGCTCGGCGCCGGCCACGTCATCCGCGGCTGGGACGAAGGCGTGCAGGGCATGCAGGTCGGCGGCCGGCGCAAGCTGACCATTCCGCCCGAGCTGGGCTACGGCACCCGCGGCGCCGGCGGCGTGATTCCGCCCAACGCCACTCTGGTGTTCGAAGTCGAGCTGCTGAAGGTGCTGTAAGCCCCGCCGCCCGTCCGGCCCTGCCCGGCGGGCGTTCAGCGGGCGTCTTCAGTGGGCGTCTTCAGCCGGTTGTGGCGACGATCTCCAGGATCGCGTCGCCGTAGGCTTCGCGCTTGCGGTCGCCGATGCCGCTGATCCCGGCCAGTTCGCCCTGCGAGCGTGGCCGGGCGATCGCGATCTCGCGCAAGGTGGCGTCCTGGAACACCACGTAGGCGGGCACGTTGCGCTCTTTCGCAGTGGCCGCACGCCACGCCCGCAGGCGGTCGAAGAGCGTGGTCGGAATGCCGCCCGGGATGTCCATCGGGGTAGCGGCGCGCCGCCGGCTGCGCGAACGGCTGCGCTCGCGCTCCAGGCGCAGATGGAACCCGGTCTCGCCGCGCAGCAGCGGACGGGCGGCGTCGGTCAGGCGCAGCGCGTTGTAGCGCTCGTGGTCGACGGCGACCAGCTCGCGCGCCACCAGCTGGCGGAACACCGTGCGCCAGCGCTTCTCGTCGAGTTCGCTGCCGATGCCGAAGGTGGTGATGTCCTGGTGGCCGCGCTCGACCACCTTGTCGGTCAGTTCGCCGCGCAGCACGTCGATCAGGTGGCCGGCGCCGTAGCGCTGGCCGGTGCGATAGACGCAGCTCAAGGCCTTACGTGCGGCTTCGGTGGCGTCCCAGGTCTGCGGCGGGGAGAGGCAGTTGTCGCAGTTGCCGCAGGGGGCGGAGTCCTCGCCGAAGTAGGCGAGCAGGTGCTGGCGGCGGCAGGTCGTGGCCTCGACCAGGCCGACCAGCACCTCGAGGCGGTTGCGCGCCAGGCGCTTGAATTCCTCGCTCGCCTCCGATTCGTCGATCATCCGCCGCTGCTGGACCACGTCCTGCGCGCCCCACGCCATCCACGCCTGCGCCGCCAGGCCGTCGCGCCCGGCGCGGCCGGTTTCCTGGTAGTAGCCTTCGATCGAGCGCGGCAGGTCGAGATGGGCGACGAAGCGCACGTCGGGCTTGTCGATCCCCATGCCGAAGGCGATCGTCGCCACCATCACCAGGCCGTCCTCGCGCAGGAAGCGCGTCTGGTGCCCGGCGCGCAGCTCCTGCGTCATGCCGGCGTGGTAGGGCAGGGCGTTGACCCCATGCTCGCACAGCCACGCCGCGGTTTCCTCGACCTTGCGCCGCGACAGGCAATAGACGATGCCGGCCTGTCCCGGGCATTCCTCGCGGATGAAGGCGAGCAGCTGGCGGCGCGGGTCGTCCTTGTCGACGATGGTGTAGCGGATGTTCGGGCGGTCGAAGCTGGAGATGAAGCGGCGCGCGTGGGTGAGGTTCAGGCGCCGGGCGATTTCCTCGCGCGTCTGGCGGTCGGCGGTGGCGGTGAGGGCGATGCGCGGAATCGCCGGATAGCGCTCGGGCAGGATCGATAGCTGCAGGTACTCGGGGCGGAAGTCGTGCCCCCACTGCGACACGCAGTGTGCCTCGTCGATCGCGAACAGCGCCAGGCGGCCGGTGTCGCGCAGGTGGTCGAGCTGGTCGAGGAAGCGCGGCGTCATCAGGCGCTCGGGAGCGACGTAGAGGAGGTCGAGCTCGCCCACGTAGGCTGCGCGTTCGACCGCGCGCGCGGTGTCGGCGTCCTGGCTGGAATTGAGGAACGCGGCCCGCACCCCGGCTTCGACCAGCGCGCTGACCTGGTCCTGCATCAGCGCGATCAGCGGCGACACCACGATTGCGGTGCCTTCGCGCAGCAGCGCCGGAATCTGATAGCACAGCGACTTGCCGCCGCCGGTGGGCATCAGCACCAGGGCGTCGCTGCCGGCGGCGACGTGCTCGACGATCGCCTGCTGCTCGCCGCGGAAGGCGGAATAGCCGAAAACGTGGGCGAGGACTTGCTGGGCGCGGCCGCCGGTGGCCGGCGGCGGGGAGGGGGTGTCGGCAAACATGGACCGCATTCTAGCGCTGTCCCGGCGCATCCCGGCCGCTCCCGGGGCCGCCGAATGCGCCCGCCAGCGCCGCAGGAAATGTCATCCGCCTTGCTGACGAAGCATTTCGGCCATTCCCGCTCAGCTCTCGGGGTGCCCATTGCCGTCATCGACGGCGTTTGCCTGTGCCGCCTGCTGCGGGCTCAGGTCGCCGTCGAGCACCGCCAGCATGCGCGCGGCCTTGGCTACCTGCTCGGTGGCGCGCCGCTGCAGGCTGGCCAGGCGCAGCCAGTCCTGCATGGTGGCGATGTCGATGCGGGCGTGCGCGCCGTGCAGCAGCAGCGCTTCCTTGAGCGCCTGGTAGTGCGCTTCGACCTCTTCCAGCAGGACTTCCACCGCGGCGGCGCTGAATTCGCCGCGGCTCGCATCGGCGCTCGCGGCGAGCGCCGCCACCGCCTGGCGGAAGGTGGCGACGGCGGCGTCGAGTGCAGCGCCGGGCGCCGCGCCCAGCGTCGCGCCCAGGCTACCGGCCTGGCGCACGGCGGCGACGGCGCTCTCCTGGTATTGCAGCGTGCGCAGGCTGTGGGCGAGCGCTTCGACCAGCGCCGCGGGCAGGGTCGCGCCGCTGAGCTTGCCGATGTAGGCGGTGATCTCCGGGGCGAGGGCGTCCAGGGTCGATGCCTGGCGCTCGATCCAGGGCGCGTCCGGTGGAACCCGGGCGGCGGCGGTCAGCGCGGTGGTGGTGAAGGACTGGGTACGGCCCAGTTCCTGGCGCAGCGCATGCAGGGCGAGGTCGGGAACGGTCAGCGAAGGCGGGTCGAGGTGGCGGGGGCGGGCGATTTCCTCTTCCTGGCTGCGGAACCGGCGCGACAGCAAGCGCAGCATCGGCGCCGCCAGCGCCACCATCAGCAGCACGCCGAGGAGGTTGAACGCGGTGTGGAACATCGCCACCATCACCGCGGGCGTTGCCGGCTGCTCGAACCATGTGCGCAGCAGCCCGAGCAGGCCGATCAGCAGCGGCAGCATCAGCAGCGCGACGCTGCCGGTGACGAGGTTGAACATGACGTGGGCGGCGGCCAGGCGGCGGGCGCTGGAGGTGGCGCCGATCGCCGACAGGATGGCGGTCGAAGTGGTGCCGATGTTGGTGCCGATCACCATCGCGCAGGCCGCCTCCACCGACATCAGCCCGCCCTGCGCGGCGGTGATGATGAGTGCGATCACCGCGCCCGAGGCCTGCATCAGCACCGTCAGCACGGTGCCGATGGCGACCAGGGTCAGCCAGCCCGCCACCCCCGGCATCACGTAGTCCTGCAGGCTGATGGTTGCGCCGAAGCCGGAGAAGGCGTCCTTGAGCACGTCGATGCCGAGGAACAGCACGCCGAAGCCGGCCAGGGCCTGGCCCAGCGCACGCTGCGCGCGGCCAGCATCAGCACCGCGCCGACGCCGACGAAGGGCAGGGCGAAGGCGTCGATCCTGAAGCTGAAGCCGAGCGCCGCCACCAGCCAGGCGTTCATCGTGGTGCCGACGTTGGAGCCGAAGATCACCCACATCGCGTTCTTCAGCGACAGCAGGCCGGTGTTGACGAAGCCGATGCTGGCGACCGTCACCGCGGTCGATGACTGCACTGCCGCGGTCATCAGCATGCCCGCGGCGAGGCCGCGCGCCGGGGTCGCGGTGCCGCGCTCGAGCAGGGCGGGGAGCGCGCGGCCGGCGGCGAGCTTGAGGCCTTCGGTCAGCATGTGCATGCCGATCAGGAACAGGCCGATGCCCCCGGCGAGGGCGGCGGCGGCGTCGAAGGCGTCGACAGCGGCAAGGGGGAGGGCGGCGGGGTCCAGGGCAAGGCTCCAGGGGTGGCGTGCGACAAGGGTAATCCCGCCGCGGCCGATTGTGGAGCGGGGCGGTGGCGCA
Proteins encoded in this window:
- the msrA gene encoding peptide-methionine (S)-S-oxide reductase MsrA codes for the protein MSETRQDPVLETAILGGGCFWCLEAVFKDVEGVVTVVPGYCGGHLELPDYRQVCAGGTGHAEVVRIEFDPARRSYRELLEIFFAIHDPTSVDRQGNDIGPQYRSVIFVTREEQLHTALALIEEMGEQRLFPKAIATRVEPAPKFWMAEPEHHDYYAGNSDQPYCQYVVAPKIAKFREHFAARRRGEHNR
- a CDS encoding FKBP-type peptidyl-prolyl cis-trans isomerase, with translation MTQTTTTTASGLVIEELELGSGDTAEKGKMVAVHYTGWLTDGRKFDSSKDRNDPFHFPLGAGHVIRGWDEGVQGMQVGGRRKLTIPPELGYGTRGAGGVIPPNATLVFEVELLKVL
- the recQ gene encoding DNA helicase RecQ; its protein translation is MFADTPSPPPATGGRAQQVLAHVFGYSAFRGEQQAIVEHVAAGSDALVLMPTGGGKSLCYQIPALLREGTAIVVSPLIALMQDQVSALVEAGVRAAFLNSSQDADTARAVERAAYVGELDLLYVAPERLMTPRFLDQLDHLRDTGRLALFAIDEAHCVSQWGHDFRPEYLQLSILPERYPAIPRIALTATADRQTREEIARRLNLTHARRFISSFDRPNIRYTIVDKDDPRRQLLAFIREECPGQAGIVYCLSRRKVEETAAWLCEHGVNALPYHAGMTQELRAGHQTRFLREDGLVMVATIAFGMGIDKPDVRFVAHLDLPRSIEGYYQETGRAGRDGLAAQAWMAWGAQDVVQQRRMIDESEASEEFKRLARNRLEVLVGLVEATTCRRQHLLAYFGEDSAPCGNCDNCLSPPQTWDATEAARKALSCVYRTGQRYGAGHLIDVLRGELTDKVVERGHQDITTFGIGSELDEKRWRTVFRQLVARELVAVDHERYNALRLTDAARPLLRGETGFHLRLERERSRSRSRRRAATPMDIPGGIPTTLFDRLRAWRAATAKERNVPAYVVFQDATLREIAIARPRSQGELAGISGIGDRKREAYGDAILEIVATTG
- a CDS encoding Na/Pi symporter → MLFLGIDVLKDAFSGFGATISLQDYVMPGVAGWLTLVAIGTVLTVLMQASGAVIALIITAAQGGLMSVEAACAMVIGTNIGTTSTAILSAIGATSSARRLAAAHVMFNLVTGSVALLMLPLLIGLLGLLRTWFEQPATPAVMVAMFHTAFNLLGVLLMVALAAPMLRLLSRRFRSQEEEIARPRHLDPPSLTVPDLALHALRQELGRTQSFTTTALTAAARVPPDAPWIERQASTLDALAPEITAYIGKLSGATLPAALVEALAHSLRTLQYQESAVAAVRQAGSLGATLGAAPGAALDAAVATFRQAVAALAASADASRGEFSAAAVEVLLEEVEAHYQALKEALLLHGAHARIDIATMQDWLRLASLQRRATEQVAKAARMLAVLDGDLSPQQAAQANAVDDGNGHPES
- a CDS encoding Na/Pi symporter, whose translation is MLTEGLKLAAGRALPALLERGTATPARGLAAGMLMTAAVQSSTAVTVASIGFVNTGLLSLKNAMWVIFGSNVGTTMNAWLVAALGFSFRIDAFALPFVGVGAVLMLAARSVRWARPWPASACCSSASTCSRTPSPASAQPSACRTT